AATTTGGAGTCATTACCGAGTCTAATTTGCAGTAAAACAAAAATGATCTGGATCGAAACACCATCCAATCCTTTAATGAATATTATCGATATTAATAAAATATATCAATTAATTGATAAGAGATCTGATATTATTTTAGTTGCTGATAATACATTTGCCACGCCTGCATTACAAAATCCTCTGGATTTAGGTGCAGATATTGTTCTACATTCAGCAACAAAATACATAGGTGGTCATTCTGATATTATTTTGGGCGCACTAATTACAAATAATCATAAATTATATGAAAAACTATTCTTAATAACTAAAAGCTGTGGAGCTGTTCCAGGCCCCATGGACTGCTTTCTTGCATTAAGAGGAATTAAAACATTAGAAATAAGAATGGAAAGACATTGTGAAAACGCAAAAAAAATATTTGAATTTTTATCAAGTCGAGATGAAGTTCAGAATATTTACTGGCCAGGAAATCACGAACATAAAAATCATATTATTGCTAAAAAACAAATGAAAGACTTTGGGGGAATGTTGTCTTTTAATTTAAAAAATAATTCATTTGAAAATGCAAAAAAAATTATTTCATCAACTAAACTATTTAAGCTAGCCGAATCCCTTGGAGGTGTAGAATCCTTAATCTCGCATCCAGCATCTATGACTCATGCAAGTATTCCAAAGTCTGAAAGAGAAAAAAATAATTTATCTGAATCGTTAATTAGAGTTAGTATTGGAATTGAAAATAATGAAGACCTTATAAAAGACCTGAAAAATGCATTATTAGCTATCGAATAGTATTTAAAAGAAAATTGATCATTTTATAATTTAAATGGGCATGAAATAGTTAAAAAAATTACGGTAGTCATCTTATTATCAGACTTTTACACGCACCGATATTCAATAAACAATTTAATGTTAATAAAAACAATAAATATTGAGTAATAATTACAGTATTAACTGATTTAAATTAAGAAAAAAAAGTTTATATATTAAAAGTTTACCATAATGCATAAATTTTAAAAATAATTTGGAAATCAAATACAATGATACTTAAATTTGGCCTTGTAATAACTAAAAAATATTTTGTTATGAATAATGCATTTAAAAGTTTAGGTGATTTTATATCTGGACTAACAGGACTTGTAATGTCTTTAATCGGATTAGGTATTGTTGTACAAATAGCTGGATTTGAATTTGTTGATGTTATTGGATCAATTACTGGATGGGTTGGTGAGTTTGCGAATGGTGGATTTGTTGGTTTAGTAGCATTACTTATTGTAATTGCTTTAGCTAAAAAATAATTGCCTATTTAAGTAGAAAAAGCCCGCTTAACTAAAGTGGGCTTTTTTTTATTTTAAAATAATATATTAAGTTTAAGTTCATTTTACTTTTAATCTCATGAAAAAAATTCTTGAAAGAATTCAAACAATAATTAAAACTGGCATCGAAATTGCAGTGCCCGTTTTGTGTTTAGGGGTGGTAGTCCAATTAATTATTGGAGAGCCATTATTTGGCTGGAACGTAGTTGGTAATATATCTAAAGCTATTGGACAATTTGGACAAACTAACTTTATTGGTATTGCTTCATTATTAGTTTTATACTCGTATATTAATAAATAATAAAACTCAACCCTCTTTATTTTAGAAATTAATGTGCATCTAACCAGTTTGCGCCAAATCCAATATCTACTTTTAGTGGCACCTTTGTGTTATATATATTCTCCATTGCGTGTCTTACTGTATTTTGGATTATTTCTTTTTCTGAATTATGTACATCAAAAACTAATTCGTCATGAACTTGTAATATCAATTTTGATTTAAAGGAATTAGCTCTAAATTCATTATGTATGTTAATCATGGCTAGCTTGATTAAATCAGCTGCCGAACCCTGCACTGGCATATTTACTGCATTGCGTTCATCATGTCCACGAATAAATGAATTTCTAGAGTTTATATTTCTCAAGTACCGTTTTCTTCCCAAGATAGTTTGCACATAACCATTTTCTTTAGCAAAATAAATTTGGTCATCAATATATTTTTTAAGCATTGGATATGTCTCAAAATATATTTTTATAAGTTCTGACGCCTCTTTTCGGTTTAATGTGCTTTGTTCACTTAAACCAAAAGCAGATACGCCATAAATAATACCAAAATTTACAACTTTAGCATTTGATCTCATTTCCGAAGTAACCTTATCTAAATCTACCTTAAACACTTTTGATGCCGTAGATTTATGTATGTCTTCTTCCTTCAGAAATGCTTTAATCATAGTCTCTTCCTTACTAAGCTCAGCTATTAATCTTAATTCTATTTGTGAATAATCAGCTGCCATTAATATGTGGTTTTTATCAGAAGCAATAAATGCTCGT
This is a stretch of genomic DNA from Flavobacteriales bacterium TMED191. It encodes these proteins:
- a CDS encoding PLP-dependent transferase, encoding MKFGTKVIHSGLETDPSTGAIITPIYQTSTYVQKSPGENMGFEYSRTKNPTRSALEKSIASIENGNFSICYSSGMGAADAIIKLLKPGDKVISNNDIYGGTYRMFEQVFKNFGIEFFYTDLTNLESLPSLICSKTKMIWIETPSNPLMNIIDINKIYQLIDKRSDIILVADNTFATPALQNPLDLGADIVLHSATKYIGGHSDIILGALITNNHKLYEKLFLITKSCGAVPGPMDCFLALRGIKTLEIRMERHCENAKKIFEFLSSRDEVQNIYWPGNHEHKNHIIAKKQMKDFGGMLSFNLKNNSFENAKKIISSTKLFKLAESLGGVESLISHPASMTHASIPKSEREKNNLSESLIRVSIGIENNEDLIKDLKNALLAIE